One Acetobacterium sp. KB-1 DNA segment encodes these proteins:
- a CDS encoding AraC family transcriptional regulator, with amino-acid sequence MSYSFAERQKYNDLMGTYVTLSYDSFSIVIHNNQFMNQDHIEFPHSHDFHELYYVLNGQMVVICDGEELELQKHDILYLAPNVEHHMKTDSFYGNDRFLITFEIIKNKCDDSKMTALEYQIDELDRYLKSIRKYAISSDTNGVMALIDDLCNAFLSRQHFYYLKLQGLLSLIVMSMIQNMLTGKDDGLNDHLKYENRALLMTKYIHRNISEKITLEKMAIIFHTTPRHVTRIFKKYFNTSFNKTLIEIRLGYAKRYLVEYDYSIEKISELIGFDSVRTLYKLFKEKERVSMNAYRNMYSCKSNFSKEK; translated from the coding sequence ATGAGCTATTCATTTGCTGAACGTCAAAAATATAATGATTTGATGGGAACATACGTGACATTATCTTATGACTCTTTTAGTATCGTAATCCATAATAACCAGTTTATGAACCAGGACCACATCGAATTTCCGCACAGTCATGATTTCCATGAACTTTATTATGTGCTAAATGGCCAAATGGTCGTAATCTGTGATGGCGAAGAATTAGAACTACAGAAACATGATATCCTTTATTTAGCCCCCAATGTTGAGCACCATATGAAAACAGATAGCTTTTATGGAAATGATAGATTTTTGATCACTTTTGAAATAATAAAAAACAAATGTGATGACAGTAAAATGACCGCGTTGGAATATCAAATTGATGAATTGGATCGATACTTAAAAAGCATTCGTAAATACGCGATTTCAAGCGATACAAATGGTGTAATGGCGTTGATTGATGATCTTTGCAACGCCTTTCTAAGTCGCCAGCATTTTTATTATTTAAAGCTTCAAGGACTCCTCTCATTGATCGTAATGAGTATGATTCAGAATATGCTTACGGGTAAAGACGACGGGTTAAATGACCATTTAAAATATGAAAACAGAGCACTTCTGATGACAAAATATATTCATCGTAACATAAGTGAAAAAATAACACTTGAAAAAATGGCGATCATTTTTCATACAACGCCCCGGCATGTTACCCGGATATTTAAAAAGTATTTCAATACATCTTTTAATAAAACCTTGATTGAAATCAGATTGGGATATGCCAAAAGATATCTTGTTGAGTATGATTATTCAATTGAGAAAATCTCAGAGCTGATCGGATTTGATTCAGTCAGGACACTCTACAAACTATTTAAAGAAAAAGAGCGCGTTAGTATGAACGCATATCGTAACATGTATTCATGTAAGTCGAATTTTTCTAAGGAGAAATAA
- a CDS encoding thiolase family protein, translated as MFNKAYIPYGGYFSTPFCKWQGSLQNENSIKLAAQTGKRFLKAKGFDPQMIEFLYLGHTVIQPGSFFGASWAANEMGLTIPGMAISHACATSTNTIYSAALAVEMGTLSTAYCMMTDRISNGPHIIWPNPQGPGGEVVSENINMDNINRDPSTGFGMLTTAENVAREGGFTRAEADEVTLMRYQQYADALANDRAFQKKYMFPIELKSRKNTLIISEDEGVAQTTKEDLEKLRPVAEDGIHTFGSQTHPADGNTGMIITTKQKAAALSTEKVTVQVVSYGFNRTKKAFMPAAPAGAGQMAMEKAGIGINDLIAIKNHSPFIANDLHLAKTLGIKQTRINNYGTSLVFGHPQGPTIARLLMEGIEEAVIKGGGYVLVCGCAAGDSAAAIIVKVG; from the coding sequence GTGTTTAACAAGGCATATATTCCATACGGGGGGTATTTCAGCACACCATTTTGTAAATGGCAGGGAAGTCTTCAAAATGAAAATTCCATTAAATTGGCGGCCCAGACCGGTAAGCGTTTTTTAAAAGCAAAGGGTTTTGATCCCCAGATGATCGAGTTTCTTTATCTTGGTCATACGGTTATCCAGCCGGGATCTTTCTTTGGCGCGTCCTGGGCAGCGAATGAAATGGGCTTAACCATTCCTGGGATGGCCATCAGTCATGCATGTGCGACTTCCACCAATACCATTTATTCAGCGGCATTAGCAGTTGAGATGGGTACCTTGTCAACCGCATATTGCATGATGACGGATCGGATTTCTAATGGGCCACATATTATCTGGCCAAATCCACAAGGTCCGGGCGGGGAAGTCGTGTCGGAAAATATCAACATGGACAATATCAACCGCGATCCTTCAACTGGCTTTGGGATGCTGACCACAGCAGAGAACGTGGCCAGAGAAGGCGGATTTACCAGAGCGGAAGCGGATGAAGTAACCTTAATGCGATATCAACAATATGCCGATGCTCTGGCCAATGATCGAGCATTCCAGAAAAAATATATGTTTCCGATTGAGCTGAAATCAAGAAAAAACACCCTGATCATCAGTGAAGACGAAGGCGTTGCCCAAACAACCAAAGAAGATCTGGAAAAACTACGGCCGGTTGCTGAAGATGGGATTCATACCTTCGGTTCCCAAACACACCCGGCTGACGGGAATACCGGGATGATCATTACTACCAAGCAAAAAGCAGCGGCATTAAGCACCGAAAAAGTAACGGTACAAGTTGTTTCTTACGGTTTTAATCGAACAAAAAAAGCATTCATGCCGGCGGCTCCGGCCGGTGCCGGACAAATGGCAATGGAAAAAGCTGGTATCGGCATTAACGATTTGATCGCGATTAAAAACCATAGTCCTTTCATCGCAAATGACCTTCATTTAGCAAAAACACTGGGGATTAAACAAACCCGGATCAATAATTATGGGACATCATTGGTATTTGGTCATCCTCAAGGTCCAACAATTGCAAGGCTATTAATGGAAGGCATTGAAGAAGCGGTTATTAAAGGTGGCGGTTACGTATTGGTCTGTGGATGTGCAGCCGGGGACTCCGCTGCTGCAATCATTGTAAAAGTTGGCTGA